TTCCCCAGGTCTCTGGTCCCTTGCCGTTGCTCTCTTCGCATTGGAAGAAACCTCAGAGGAATCCTGTACGTACCCTATGATAAAAGAATCCACAGGCTCATCAGGGGTAGAAGATCCTGTAACAAAGGAAGTGACTTCTCCTAGGACCTCTAATAAGGGCGAAGAAGCTACCGAACGGGAGGACAAAGAATCAGAGGATACGGCAGCTGCCTGTAAGGAGGCAGAGGCAACGTAGGAAGACCAAGTACCTGAAAGAGAAAAACTCGTCGGGGTTGTCGGACCACCATCACCAGGGAGAGTCCCTCCATCGGAGGGGAGAGACACCCCGTCTGCACATCCTACAAGAGAGGAAAACATAAATACAGCGGAAAGTAAAAGAACCGAAAATATAAGAAAAGATCGGACTTTTTTATTCGATTTGGTTATTGATTTTTTTTGCATAAAAGGAGGTTAACAAAAGTTTTCAGAAAAGTTAATCCCTTTGCCCAAATAAAATTAAATGTCACCTACAGCCAGATTTTCCTAAGAGAAATACCACCTTAAGCAAAACAGAAACTTAATAAATCGCTCTCGGGTTCCTTACGATAGTATTAACTCTACTCTCAGCAAAGATTGGCAAGAAAGGACCTGCCTTGCTCTGCTTACCCCTGCGGATTAACCTTGCAGAACTGTGGATATACCACACCATCTGTCTGTTGGATTTTTCGTTTCCCCTTGCTGTTGCCCCATAGCCATAGTGCTGGAGGAAGCTCCCAGAGACTCCCGTAAAGACCAAGTATACAATCTTTCCCATACTGTTCCCTTGTCTATATAGGTATGTCCTAGAGGCCCCTGTTTTAGCCATACTCACGAAAGCAGGTTCATCTTCCCCGTGGTTACATAAATCATTGATGAGTACTTGCTATCCCAATGCAAGAAACATCCAGGCGTATTAAAACTTCCCTGGCGGAAACAGGAAAACCCATGGAATGGGATTACCTATTTTTCCGGACTACCCTGCTTCCCGTTCGTGAGCGGCAATAGCTTCCAGAGTCTTTACTTTTGGCTGCGTCACGTGGTTTTCATCAGGAACCAATGGAAACCAATGATTGCGAGAAAAAGAATGAAGGGAATTATTAGTAATGCGATAGCCATTATGGGGCTATACCTATAGACTATCCTAGCTGCTGATAGTACAAAGGGTAATAGAAATAGGGTCATAAAACCCATTTGTTTCATCTGGGACACAAAAGCCTACACCATATATCGAGAAAACAACTTTTTTCAAAATCCTATTAAATCACTTTGTATTTATCTTGATTCAATCGATAAATACATATACATTTAATCATCTGTTCATATATTTCAGTTTAGGAGTTTAGTAATGAAGAAAAGCATCAACGTATTACTTCTTGTTTCAATTGTGCTTGCACTTTCCTTTTCGATCATGGGATGTTCGAAACCAGCCCCTGTCGCACAGGCTCCTGCAGCCCCTGCCGCAAAAGCCCCAGTTTCCGACGGCTCAGAAGATTTGAAAATCGCTTATCAGGTTAACCTTGCAAAAGAAGACATGGACAACTATTTCTCCTTCACCGGTAACATCCGTTACATGGCTGTAGAGAAAGACCATGCTGATGCCGTAACCGGTGCTTCAGCCCTTGGTTCAACGCATCTTTTCCAGGCTTACCTCTATGATGTAGAAGGCAAGAACACTTTGTCCAGCGGACTTCGTGGCTTGTTCCTTTTCGGTGTTAATCCTTTCTCCCAGCTCACTGGTGACGCACTCAATGCCTCCAAGGCTAGCGATGGCACAATTACCATCCAGTATGCCCACCGTGGAACCGCTTACCGCATTGTCACTGACAAGACCGGCAAGCTCTCCTTCCCCAACGGGACTTTTGAGCAGAGAGCAATCGGCTACATTGCAGGTAGCGCACCCCAGGTCATCAGCAAAGATTTCTCTGCTGACGGAACCACCGCAACCATCGACTGGGCCAAAGTATGGGACAGCAAAGTTGCAAGCGGTACCTTGGTAGACGACAAGTCAACCAAAAAGACCGGCGATATCACCAGAAGTGCTGATAGTGCCGATTCAATGTACTATTTCGATGGATCTTTGATGGTAACCCTCGAAAACGACATTCTCGGAATCAACGGTTCCTTGACTGCTGTCGGTCGTTAAGTTCTCAGAACAGAAAATACCATGGAGGTCTTCCCAAATCGGGAAGGCCTCTTTTATATTCTCCGATAAAGAACATTTTTCCCGGAAATGTGATCGTACGACTCTCTAGCTCTCTGGATTTACCAAAGCTTGCCATTCTATACTTGTGGGAAATTGCCAGGGGGAACGAAACAGTGAAAATTGCAATATATGGGGCCGGGTCTCTGGGGATTATCCTTGGGGCCTATCTCACAAAGGGTGGGATCCCTGTGGACCTCATCAACAGAAATGCGCTCCAAGTAGAGGCATTGCGTCAGCAAGGTGCCCAGGTTGTAGGATCAGCGCAATTCACTGTTCCTGTCTCAGCCCTATTGCCAAGCGAGATGAAAGAACGCTATGACCTCATTTTCCTCATGACCAAGCAATTGGACAATGAACGGGTCGTAAGAAACCTTATCCCGTTTTTACAGGATGACGGGGTTCTGTGTACCATGCAAAATGGATTGCCTGAGCTGGGTATTGCAAAAATTCTTGGAGAAAGCCGTGTCTTGGGCTGTACGATTGCATGGGGTGCCACCCTCGAAGGGCCTGGGGTTTCACGACTCACCTCCGAACTCGATACGCTTACGTTCAGCCTTGGCAGCCTGACCAGGAAAAAAGACGATGCATTGCTCCTCGAGGTTAAGGACATTTTGGAAAAAATGGGTCCAGTACACATAGAAGAAAACTTTCTGGGGGCTAGGTGGGTAAAACTGCTGGTCAACTCAGCGTTCAGCGGAATGGCTACGGTTCTTGGCTGTACCTTCGGGGAAGTTTCCCAAAACAAGAAGGCCAGGTTGTGTGCCCAGAGGATTATCAAGGAATGCATCGATGTAGCAAGGCAAGCAAACATCACAATTGAACCAATCCAGGGAAAGGATGCAGTAAAGCTATTTGACTATGCATCAAAGCTCAAACAAAAACTATCCTTTTTCCTCATTCCCTTTGCCATGAAAAAGCATAAGAATCTTAAACCAAGCATGCTCCAGGACCTGGAGGCAGGCAAACCCTGTGAGGTAGACGCTATAAACGGAATAGTCTGCATGTATGGTAAAAACGTACAGGTCCCAACCCCCTATAATGACTTGGTAGTAGAAACTATCCATGCGTTTGAGCAGGGGAAGGGAAAACCTGGGTTCGAGAATCTTCAAAGCTTTGAAAAGCTACAACACTAAGTCAGGGGAAGCGGTCATCTTCTGGGCCTTCCTGAAGAAATCGACCTCCCCGAAGTTGCCAGATTTCAGCACAAGCTGGAAGGCTTTGTCCAGTGACCTGACCCAGGGTACCCCAGGGTCTATCTTTGGCCCGATCTCAAAGCCTTCCACGGCAAGTGCAGCTACAACCACAGCGGAAGTCTCTCCCCCTGCAACAATGAAGTTCTGTATGCCTTGCTTGGCAAGAAGCTTGGTTAATGCACTGAAGGTTGCCTCAATTGCAGGCCCTGCGTTCCCTGCTTTATCCGGTTGCTCAGTTGTAGCATAAACGAGGGGAGATAGCTCCCCTGCACTCTGGGATAGCACCCAAGAGGCAACTTCTCTGGCATACTGGCTGTTATGCAGGCACTCGTGACTATCCAGAAAGAAGGAAGGTGCATACTTTTTATACTCAGCTACCTGCTGGAGGGTGCACACAGAACAGGAGCCTGCAATAACCACACCCTTTCTTCTCTCAGGGATAAAAGGAGAAAAGCCCTTGGAGGAGGCTATCTGACAGGCAAGGGGAACAGCAAGCCCCGACCCTCCGGTCAATAAAAGGAAATCGTTTGTTGCCTCAGCTATTGAGAAAAGGTCCTGCTCATTCAGGGCATCAACGATAAGGTAGTTCGCCCCTGCTCTTCGCTCTTCTTCAATCCGTTCTCGTATCCTTCTTGGACCCTGAGCAATATCCTGATAGAAAATATGCGAGCAAACCCCTTTGCTTTGGCCTTCCATCAAACGGGACAGCTTTGCATCGGCCATGGGGGTGACCGGATGGTTTTTCATCCCCGATTCATGTAGCAACTGATCATGGACAAACAAATACCCTTGGTAAACCGTTCTCCCATTCACTGGAAGCGAGGGACAGATAACGGTCTGGGAAATCTGCAGATATTCCAGCAAAGCATCGATTACCGGCCCGATATTTCCTTCATGGGTAGAGTCGAAAGTAGAACAATATTTATAGTAAAAACGGGTACATCCAGAACCAATAAGGAATCTGAGAGCCTCGAGGGCTTGGTGTTTGGCCTCTTCCACAGGGCAAGAGCGAATCTTCAAGCTGACTACGATTGCCTCGTGTCCTTCCCTGGCTTGCCTTGCAGGGACTCCATTGAACATTACTGTGGCCATTCCGTTATCTGCCAAAAACCCTGCCATATCGGTAGCACCTGTAAAATCATCAGCAATTACCCCTAAACGCATAACAACCCCTTTTAGCGATAGTAGCCTTCTGCAAAGGAAAAAGACAATCCCCAGTATTCACTTCATTTGCTATATATATACAGACACCAGGAGACTCCTGAGGGAAGGACAAGACACAGCACCCAGGTTAGGCTTGAGCTTTGCCGCTTTGAGGCCCAAGCATCAACGATTTTTGAAAGTCTTTACCATTGCAGGGACTACCGGCGAACAAAGCTCACGATAACTAAGAAGCTTTTTGACAACCTCTGCATTCCCCCTTCGGCTGTCCAACGCGTCTGTTACCTCACTATCCATTACCACCCCTACCTGCAGGGAAGTTCAGTTGGCTAATAATTCATTATATAGAATGATTTTTGATTAAAAATCATGAAAACAGCATGGCTTTTAAAACAACCAGAACCTAGGGAAAAACATACAAACCAACAGCAGGAACAAAATTCCTCCAGGCCCTGATGTATTTCGATTGACAGCAATACAGTTGACCAACTTCTGAGCAAACAAACCCCTGTAATGTTTTCAGAATTTTCAAAACGGTAGACAGTTCAAATCCCACATGGTATAGTTTTCTTACGGAAGAGGGCAAAGTGTCGAAAACACCACTATTTATCAAAATCGCTCGCCCAACCTATGGGGCTTATTTATTGCGCCGAAATCATGTTGAAACGGTAGGAATGGAACTGCTTTCCCAATTGAAAGGCCCATTTCTGGTTCTTGGAAACCATACCCATACCTTGGATGCCTTTTTTATTTCGGCAGCATCGCCTGTACATATCCGTTGGGTAGCAGGTGCCTATCTGTTCAAACTCCGTTTCGTCAAGACTATGGTAAGCAGATGGATCGGGGGAATCTCGAAGCAACAGGGAAGAAGTGATTTCCAGACCATCAGGGATATCTCAGCTGCCCTAAAAAACGGAGAAGTCGTCGGCTTGTTTCCCGAAGGGACTAGGACTTGGGACGGAGAGCCGGTAGGCTTTGACGAAGCAACGGCAAAGCTTGTAAGAATGTTCAAAGTACCGGTAGTTATCGTAAACCTCGAAGGCGGATATCTTTTGAAACCCAGATGGTCCGATACAAGTCGCAAGGGAACGGTTACCCTACGGGTACTCCCTCCCCTGATGCCAGAGACTATCAAAACCATGAAACTTGCTGAGTTAATGGCCTATTTGCAACAACATATCGGGTTCTCACACCAAGAATGGCAAAAGAAAACCCATAGGCCTTTCAAAAACAAAGCCAAGGCAAAGGGATTGGAACGGGTCCTGTACATCTGTCCCGACTGTGGCGCCAAAAGCAGCATAAAGACTGAGAAAAACCTCATTACCTGTACCCATTGCAATATGACAGTACAACTCGACGAATTCGAACAGTTTGTTTCAATAAAAGGAAACAATACCTTTAAGAACCTCCCCCAATGGCATACGTGGGAGATCGGCCAGTTGCATAACCTGGTTTTGACAGCAAAAAAAGAAACCCTGCTATTCCCTCCCGACAGAGGGGTCTTACTTCAAATAGGATTAGGACAAACCTTAGTGACCCTTAGCAAAGATTTTGAAGTTACCCTGACCAAAGATGCAATAACCATCCACAGGCAGGATCGCAATGATTCCAAGATCATGGGCAATGAGGAAACCATCGTTTTCCCGTTTGACAATATCCAGTCCATGATTATCAATGCGAAATCAACCATCGAGCTTTATCGTGGCGAAGAACTTTACAGGATCCGAATAGAAAAAGGCTCTTCCATCTTAAAATACACAGAAACCTATGCAGCAATAAAAAAACAAATCCAATCTTTAAAATCAGGGGTGTGCACATGAACTGGAACTACATAATACATATTGGCATCATTTCCTTTGCCTTGCTTTTTGCAGCCCTGCTGCGTTCACGTATTCGTTTTTTCCAACGCTTCCTTATGCCCGCACCCATCATCGCAGGGTTGATCCTGCTTATTTTCTACAACTTCATTACCCCCTATTGGGGCCTTAGCAATGCCTTCCTCGGAGAAATGGTCTACCACTTGCTGAACCTCTCCTTCATAGCCATGCTGCTACGGGTAACCCCAAGCGAGAAAAACAGGGTAAAAGGGAAACGAATGTTAGCCGAGAACGTAACGGCCGTCATGGGCCAATATGGGCTACAATGTACCCTTGGCCTCTCCGTTACCGCTTTATTGATAGCAACGGTGAAACCCGACCTGTTCCCCGCAATAGGGTATTCCCTTCCCATGGGCTTTGAACTTGGACCTGGACAGGCTTACTCAATCGGGACAACCTGGGAGAAAATGGGATTCGTAGGAGGTTCTTCGGTAGGGTTGTCCTTGGCTGCCATCGGCTTTTTACTCGGTAGCTTCGGTGGGGTTATCCTCATAAACCAAGGTTTGAAACGGGGATGGATTGGAAAAGAATACCGGGACAAGATCAACAGCAAAAGCGTCAGGACCGGATTCTTCAGCAGGGACCAGAAAGAGAGACCCATCGGCTCGTATCTCTCTACCGATGGGGAATCTTTGGATACCCTCAGCTATCATATCGCCTTGGTTATGCTCACCTACCTTATTAGCTGGGGTTTTCTCACCGGCCTAAGCGCTTTGCTCTCCCTCATCGGCCCTATCGGCACAGAATTGGCAGACAGCCTCTGGGGAATCAACTTCATATTCAGTGCCCTTTGTGCAATCGCTGTAAAACTCACCATGCGTTTCTTCAAGGTCGATACCACCATTGACAACGCTACTTGTAACAGGATAAGCGGGCTCTCGGTAGACCTTACCGTCGCTTCGTCCCTTGGTGCCATTTCCATCGTTGCGGTGCAGGGCTACTGGCTGCCTATTTTGGCCTTGGTCCTTGCAGGCGTATTGGCAACCGTTTTCATCCTACCCTGGTATTGTTCCCGGCTTTATGACGATCACCAGTTCTACCGGATGCTCCTCATCTACGGGACAGCAACGGGAACACTCCCGACCGGCCTTGCCCTGTTGAGGGTAGTAGATCCCGATTTCGAGACTCCGGTGGCTACCGACTATCTGTATTCGGTTGGAATCGTATTCATGCTGGCAATCCCTATCATTCTCACCATCAACCTTCCGGCTTTCAGCGTTACTAAAGGAAAACCAAGCCTTTTTTGGCTTGCACTAGGAATCTCTGCTATATATCTGCTTGTTTCCTTTGTTTCCTATGTGTTCCTTGCAAAGAAAAAAGCCTTTGCAAATGCCAAAAAGTTGTTCTACATGGATAACCGGGAATAGGCAAACAGTAAAAACTTTTAAAAATATTGTGGATTCCCTTTGTATAGCAGGGGAAGATACTTCTGGAGGCAAGGTTTTATTTGACCTTGCCTCTGATTATCTAAAGGCAGGGGAAAGCAGGGAACAAATTATATGCCATGATTTTCAAAAGAAAATCCATGTGGAAATACAATGAAACCCTACATTTGAGTGAGGCTGAAATAGCTGAAATCGAAGCAGCGACAAAACGCATCGTACCGCTTATTGAAACTATTTCCGTTCGGTTTACCATAGTAGAAAGGAGTAAGACTACTGCCAGACAGGGCAAATACTGCCTTCTGCTGTATAGCGATATCTCCTCAATGCAGGCTACCTCTTGGCGCAAATGGACCTCTTTCTCGCTTCGCACAACCTAGGATCGCTTTGGTACGCCCTTGCAAAACCTGACCAAATGCAAGTCGGTGGACTTGCGTATGTCATCATGCTAGCTTTTGGCAAAAGCCAGGAACAAGACTTCCGAAAGAACCTGTCCGATTTCAAGCGAAAACAACAGCATCACTGTCTATCGCAGCACAAGTGTCAAATCCTTCATTCCAGCGAGCAAACCACCCTACTACAATTCCATCGATAGGGGAATATGCTTATGTTTTCTGGAAATTTCCTTGGCAAAAACAGGATATACATTTACGAGACATCTTTCTGACAATGAAAAAACTGACGGACAATTGGTTGAGATTGCGAACTACAAGATTGGCAAAACAAAAACTTTTTAAGAAGAATATACAAACTGAATCGCGGAGGGCTCTGGACAAACTTTTGTTTTTAGTGTATTAGTTAACTAGTGCACTAGATTTGACAAGGAGACACTACATGACCAATAAGGTACTATCAGAATCTGCAGGCCTGGGACAAGGTCCTCTGGTTTCAATGCAGAACCTTAGTTTCAACTATGGGAAAAAATCTGTTTTCTCCCATCTGGACCTGACTATAGAAAGTGGAAACATCTATGGGTTACTCGGAAAGAACGGTGCGGGAAAGACAACGCTGTTAAAGTTACTCTCCGGACAGCTGTTCCCCTCTGAGGGGACAATAACCTCGCTCTCATTCGACCCCACCAAAAGAAATCCAGACATGCTCAAGGAAATCTTTTATCTACCGGAGGAATTCCCCCTGCCCAAAATGAAGCTGAAGGAATACCTGGCAATGAGGACCCCTTTTTACCCTCGTTTCGACCATGCCCAGTTCGAGACCTATTATAAAAACTTCGAACTTGACGTAGACCAGAACATTAACGAACTTTCCTTCGGACAAAAGAAAAAGTTGTTGCTTTCCTTCGGTCTAGCATCGAATACGGCTCTACTCATTCTTGACGAGCCTACCAATGGACTGGACATTCCCTCAAAGAAACAGTTCAGGCAGACCGTTGCCTCGGCTATGACCGAAAATAGAACCTTCATTATCTCCACCCACCAGGTGAGAGACATGGAAAACCTGATCGACCCTATTATCGTGTTGCATAACGGAGTGGTCATCTTCAAAAACTCAGTCGATTCGGTTACCGATAAGTATGCACTCCACCTTTGCCAGAAAGAACCTACTCCAGGAGAAGCTGTCTACTCGGAAAAAGTATTGGGTGGCTGGATGGTCATGCAGGAACGTACAGATGAAGACAGCCAAATCCCTATCGATTTGGAAACCCTTTTCAACGCAGTAATAGAAAACCCCAAGACCTTTGGGTCTAATCTATCGGGAGGTGTCCAATGAGATTCCTATATGTAGCGAACCGTGAAATCCAGACACGGAAAAAAGAACTGGCAATCTATGCCATTACCGTTATCCTTATCATGCTCGTCAATGAAACAGCAAGCGCCATCTATTCCCGCTATACGGGAAACCTGACCCATGAGACCATCTATTCAGGGTTTTTCCCTGGGCTTTTATTCGTTGGTGGCTTTATCCTTACGAGTCTGGTCTTTGTAAACGATATGTTCAGCAAAGAACACCAGAATGAATGGCTTATGTTGCCTGCCACTTCCCTGGAGAAATTCCTCGCAAAAGGAATACTGACTGCATTTGCCTACCCTGTCGCACTTATACTGGTAATGACCATTGCTTCAGTCTTCATCGAGGCACTCATGCTGCTTTTCTTTGGAAGCCCGTTTACGATGTTCAACCCGTTAGTATCTGAGGTGGGTTCCCAGCTTGCCATGTATTTTGTCTGGCAATCGGTGTTCCTCCTTGGGGCAACCTTGTTCCATAAAGCCCATTTCATCAAGACAGTTCTAGCCTTGTTTGTTTTGGCCATTGTGATGGGGCTGCTGGGAATGCTGTTCGCACGGATCTTTTTCCCGCTTATCACCGGCATTTCCCCCTTCTCCAGAACTATCTCTTTTTCATTCTCTTCCGTCCAGCGAATTGAGGATGTAGCAGGTTTACGAGTATTCATTACCCTGGGAAAGATCATCTACTATGCAGTGCTCCCACTCTTCTGCTGGGTTACCGCCTACTTTAAGGTTGAGGAGGTCCAAGCAACCGATGCAGTTTAATACACGATTACCTATATATATCCAGATTGCCGGATATATCCACGACCTGATCCTCAATGGGACCTGGGCCGATGGCGAGAGAATCCCCTCGGTGAGAGACCTGGCAGTGGAACTTGAGGTTAATCCAAACACTGTCATTCGTACCTATGCGATTCTCCAGGATGAAGGAACCTTGGACAACCAGCGGGGAATCGGGTACTTTACCTCCCCCCATGCCCGGGAGCTTGTCCTTCAGAAGAAACGGGAACAGTTCATCAAGTCGGAACTGCCTTCGCTATTTACCTCCTTGGACGTACTGGATATTCCGTTCAAGGAACTGGAAACCTATTATGAGACTTTCAAAAAGGAACAATCAAACCATGAAATCAAAAAATAAAACCAAAAAGAGCACAAAAATGCTTATCGGTGCGGGAATTTTTCTCACTGTCTACCTTTTGGTCTCCATACTCTTCGGGTCTACGGTAGTGAAGAAATATGGCGTTGCCTCAGTCTCCTCAAATCATTTCAGCTATTCGTTCACAAACTTCTAGACAGCCGATCGGTGAAGTACAGAAGGCTCCTTTGCAAGAGGTGGCTCCCTTTGAGTCACCTCTTTTTTTGTTCCTCCAAAAAAACTGATGGTTCTGAATCTTTTCCATACTATTTCATAGTAGTCCTTCAAGGATGCAAGATTGCCACATGTTTTTTATTTTCAAGGCATTTAGATCTGTATCCATGTCATTATTTTGCCATATGTGACAATTCTGGGAATTTTCCATGGCAATCGTGTTGGTTTGAGTACGTTCTTGATAAAAATAACAAAAAACTAAGCATTTTCCCTTTTTTCAAAAATCAATTTTGTTTTAGATATAGCATTATCATAACATATGTCGTTTGACGGATTTCTCCCCTCTCGCTATCGTTTTTCCAGATTGTTATTTCAGGAGGAACGTATAGAAAATGAATAAGCATTTAAAAACCTGCTGGATAGTCTTGGCGGTTCTTCTGCTTGGACTTACCCCTCTTACCGCGGCTTATGAAGGTCTTTCGGTTGCAACCTCATATCCTTCGCTGAACGTCAGTGACACTGATATGATTGTCTTTGACTTGACGGTTAAAAACTATAACTTGACTCCCCAGAGAGTAGATCTTGCAGTTCAGGGCCTTCCCGCAGGCTGGGAATACCAGTTTGTTGGCGGTGGTGCTTTGATCAACGCCGTATTCGCAGAGCCGGACCATACCGCTTCCGTCCAACTCTGGGTAATACCTACCAAATCGAACACAGCCTCTTCCCATGACTTCACTGTAGTGGCAAACGGCGAAAGCAACGCAACCTTCTCGCTTCCCCTTACCGTTACCCTAGGCCAAAAACTCCCCCAACGCCTGGCTCTCGATACTGAATTACCTACAATCAGGGGAAATGCTGACACCGATTTCACCTTTGAGGTAACCTTGCATAACAATAGTGCCGCAGAAACCCTTATCGACCTTGATGCCAATCTGCCCGAAGGGTTCTCTGCCAAATTTGCTGAGCAGTATGCATCAAAGAGTGAGAATACTCTCTCGGTAGCGGCAGGCGCCACAAAAACACTTAAAGTTACGGTAACCCCACCCCAAGGACTTGCAGAAGGAACCTATCCTGTCACCATCCTTGCCAAGGCGGCAAGCGCCAGTGCCAGCACCTCTGTAAATCTTGATGTCCAAGGCCAGGCAAGAATGAGTCTTAGCGGAGAAGGGGGCCTACTCAGTGGCAATGCAGTTGCAGGAAAAGAAACAGTCGTAACGTTGGAGCTGAAAAACTCCGGTACAGCAGATGCAAAGGATATAAAACTGTCAGCTTACAGCCCAACGAATTGGAATGTTACCTTTTCCCCTGAGAAAGTAGACCTTGTACAGGCTGGAAAAACCCAGACAGTAAAAGCAATTATCAAACCATCGGCACAAGCAATTACGGGGGACTACAATCTGACCCTCAAGGCTAATTCCAGTGCCTCGGGGACTGTTTCCACCCAATATCGTGTAACGGTAAAAACCTCTTCCCTCTGGGGAATCGTATCCATTTTGATTATCGCCGCGGCTGCAGTAATCCTGCTCCTATCTATCAGGAAATTCGGAAGACGATAAAACAGGAGGTTGACATGAACAGCGAACAAGTGCTGAGCATCTCCCATTTGAGAAAGCAATATGGAAAGGGAATGCTTGCAGTCGATGATATTTCCCTGACCCTGAACAAAGGGGAAATATTTGGGCTGCTCGGCCCCAATGGGTCAGGAAAGACTACCACCATCCTTATGTTGCTGGGTTTGCTTGAACCAACATCAGGATCAGTAGACATTCTTGGTTTCGACCCGCTGAGAACACCTTTGGAAGTAAAAAGAAGAGTCGGCTACCTGAGCGATACCGTAGGTTTCTACGACACAATGACTGCCTATGAGAATCTTGACTATACAGCCCGATTCTTGGGACTAAGTGCAAAAGAGCGGAGAGAACGAATTCTAGGAGCTTTGCAGAGAATGCGATTGGAGAACCGCAAGAATGACAAAGTCCATACATTCTCCCACGGGATGAAACAGCGCCTCGGACTTGCTGAGGTACTGGTTAAAAACTGCGAGATTGCTATCCTGGACGAGCCTACCCAAGGGCTCGACCCCGAGAGCGTAGCTGAATTCCTTTCTTTGATAACCTCTCTCAGGGATACGGAGCATATGACCATTCTGCTTTCCAGCCATCAACTGGAGGAAGTCCAATCGGTCTGTGACCGGGTTGGGTTGTTTTACAGGGGAAAACTCCTCAAAAACGGAACGGTTGCAGAACTGAGCGAGCAGCAGTTCGGGGGAAGGCAGATTATCGAGCTGAGGGTAGACTCAGAAAAAAACCTTGCAGAAACCTTTGCCGGTATCAGTGAGGTTACCAAGGTACTTCCTGCAGGTAGACAAACATGGAATCTTGAGTGTATGGAGGACGTCAGACCGGCAGTGGCAAATGCTGTCTTCAAGGAGGGAATCGGCCTTATCTCGATAGAAATGCAGATGCATTCTCTCTATGACATCTATAAGGCAAGTTTCAAGGAGGTAGCGGAT
The sequence above is a segment of the Sphaerochaeta pleomorpha str. Grapes genome. Coding sequences within it:
- a CDS encoding ketopantoate reductase family protein, with the translated sequence MKIAIYGAGSLGIILGAYLTKGGIPVDLINRNALQVEALRQQGAQVVGSAQFTVPVSALLPSEMKERYDLIFLMTKQLDNERVVRNLIPFLQDDGVLCTMQNGLPELGIAKILGESRVLGCTIAWGATLEGPGVSRLTSELDTLTFSLGSLTRKKDDALLLEVKDILEKMGPVHIEENFLGARWVKLLVNSAFSGMATVLGCTFGEVSQNKKARLCAQRIIKECIDVARQANITIEPIQGKDAVKLFDYASKLKQKLSFFLIPFAMKKHKNLKPSMLQDLEAGKPCEVDAINGIVCMYGKNVQVPTPYNDLVVETIHAFEQGKGKPGFENLQSFEKLQH
- the otnK gene encoding 3-oxo-tetronate kinase, encoding MRLGVIADDFTGATDMAGFLADNGMATVMFNGVPARQAREGHEAIVVSLKIRSCPVEEAKHQALEALRFLIGSGCTRFYYKYCSTFDSTHEGNIGPVIDALLEYLQISQTVICPSLPVNGRTVYQGYLFVHDQLLHESGMKNHPVTPMADAKLSRLMEGQSKGVCSHIFYQDIAQGPRRIRERIEEERRAGANYLIVDALNEQDLFSIAEATNDFLLLTGGSGLAVPLACQIASSKGFSPFIPERRKGVVIAGSCSVCTLQQVAEYKKYAPSFFLDSHECLHNSQYAREVASWVLSQSAGELSPLVYATTEQPDKAGNAGPAIEATFSALTKLLAKQGIQNFIVAGGETSAVVVAALAVEGFEIGPKIDPGVPWVRSLDKAFQLVLKSGNFGEVDFFRKAQKMTASPDLVL
- a CDS encoding lysophospholipid acyltransferase family protein; its protein translation is MSKTPLFIKIARPTYGAYLLRRNHVETVGMELLSQLKGPFLVLGNHTHTLDAFFISAASPVHIRWVAGAYLFKLRFVKTMVSRWIGGISKQQGRSDFQTIRDISAALKNGEVVGLFPEGTRTWDGEPVGFDEATAKLVRMFKVPVVIVNLEGGYLLKPRWSDTSRKGTVTLRVLPPLMPETIKTMKLAELMAYLQQHIGFSHQEWQKKTHRPFKNKAKAKGLERVLYICPDCGAKSSIKTEKNLITCTHCNMTVQLDEFEQFVSIKGNNTFKNLPQWHTWEIGQLHNLVLTAKKETLLFPPDRGVLLQIGLGQTLVTLSKDFEVTLTKDAITIHRQDRNDSKIMGNEETIVFPFDNIQSMIINAKSTIELYRGEELYRIRIEKGSSILKYTETYAAIKKQIQSLKSGVCT
- a CDS encoding sodium:glutamate symporter; the encoded protein is MNWNYIIHIGIISFALLFAALLRSRIRFFQRFLMPAPIIAGLILLIFYNFITPYWGLSNAFLGEMVYHLLNLSFIAMLLRVTPSEKNRVKGKRMLAENVTAVMGQYGLQCTLGLSVTALLIATVKPDLFPAIGYSLPMGFELGPGQAYSIGTTWEKMGFVGGSSVGLSLAAIGFLLGSFGGVILINQGLKRGWIGKEYRDKINSKSVRTGFFSRDQKERPIGSYLSTDGESLDTLSYHIALVMLTYLISWGFLTGLSALLSLIGPIGTELADSLWGINFIFSALCAIAVKLTMRFFKVDTTIDNATCNRISGLSVDLTVASSLGAISIVAVQGYWLPILALVLAGVLATVFILPWYCSRLYDDHQFYRMLLIYGTATGTLPTGLALLRVVDPDFETPVATDYLYSVGIVFMLAIPIILTINLPAFSVTKGKPSLFWLALGISAIYLLVSFVSYVFLAKKKAFANAKKLFYMDNRE
- a CDS encoding ATP-binding cassette domain-containing protein, producing the protein MTNKVLSESAGLGQGPLVSMQNLSFNYGKKSVFSHLDLTIESGNIYGLLGKNGAGKTTLLKLLSGQLFPSEGTITSLSFDPTKRNPDMLKEIFYLPEEFPLPKMKLKEYLAMRTPFYPRFDHAQFETYYKNFELDVDQNINELSFGQKKKLLLSFGLASNTALLILDEPTNGLDIPSKKQFRQTVASAMTENRTFIISTHQVRDMENLIDPIIVLHNGVVIFKNSVDSVTDKYALHLCQKEPTPGEAVYSEKVLGGWMVMQERTDEDSQIPIDLETLFNAVIENPKTFGSNLSGGVQ
- a CDS encoding GntR family transcriptional regulator; this translates as MQFNTRLPIYIQIAGYIHDLILNGTWADGERIPSVRDLAVELEVNPNTVIRTYAILQDEGTLDNQRGIGYFTSPHARELVLQKKREQFIKSELPSLFTSLDVLDIPFKELETYYETFKKEQSNHEIKK